In Apteryx mantelli isolate bAptMan1 chromosome 18, bAptMan1.hap1, whole genome shotgun sequence, a single window of DNA contains:
- the LOC136993641 gene encoding perilipin-3-like: MSHETQPLAAAPGTPKENHVAAASSESKEEQNTAGPGVELLLLKSSYHTVSSAPVSSEETHPSVRNMHGAAEAEVKTLARSATAVAQPVLSRLETEIAAVQECIYLGQDKLEDKLPNLQEPDDKVLSGIKELVSPGITGAEDAAIRVAVLEAAREVVQRVLESARSVVTSQGMAVDCEAGKITDRSVEAVPGKSDHHFPITDEELADLVVSVEGTEGAAVQQQSDHQGYFIHLSSLPTHLHQKAYQCFLAKVRKIKMVMQETFSKLQEVIELIDCVKQGIYQKLQNGQEKLHQMWLTWNKKQPKENEDTTSLELKWLEVQILAMSHGSTQQLQHTLQTLLANSQGFPSSIQDKMQQVQQELQETHSSLQAAASFQDLSRNILTQKHHLMNTGQECVDELLEYVEHNRPLAWLVGPFTPSSRASVGSQKGTKEKEAAEKERESKAGQEELARIGIGCTLCF; encoded by the exons ATGTCTCATGAAACCCAGCcgcttgctgctgccccagggactcCCAAGGAGAATCATGTAGCTGCGGCTTCCTCTGAGAGCAAGGAAGAACAG AATACAGCTGGGCCAGGAGTCGAACTGCTATTGCTCAAGTCATCTTATCATACGGTTTCTTCTGCCCCTGTCTCCTCTGAAGAGACTCACCCATCTGTCAGAAACATGCATggtgcagcagaagcagaagtGAAGACCTTAGCTAGGTCTGCCACTGCTGTGGCACAGCCAGTTCTGTCTAGGCTTGAAACTGAGA TTGCAGCAGTGCAGGAATGTATTTACCTGGGACAGGACAAATTGGAAGACAAGCTGCCAAACCTGCAAGAACCAGATGACAAG gttCTCTCTGGCATCAAAGAGCTGGTGTCACCCGGCATCACTGGTGCCGAAGATGCTGCGATCAGAGTGGCGGtgttggaggcagccagggaagttgttcagagagtcctGGAGTCTGCTAGGTCCGTGGTGACCAGCCAGGGCATGGCAGTGGATTGCGAAGCAGGCAAGATCACTGACAGAAGTGtggaagctgtgccaggaaaatcggatcaccatttccccatcacagatgaggaactag ctgacctTGTGGTCTCTGTGGAGGGGACTGAAGGGGCAGCTGTCCAGCAGCAGTCAGACCATCAGGGTTATTTCATACATCTGAGTTCCTTGCCCACTCATCTGCATCAAAAAGCCTACCAGTGCTTCTTAGCCAAAGTGAGGAAGATCAAGATGGTCATGCAGGAGACTTTCTCAAAGTTGCAGGAGGTCATTGAGCTG ATTGATTGTGTCAAGCAGGGTATTTAtcagaagcttcaaaatgggcaggaaaAGCTGCACCAGATGTGGCTGACCTGGAACAAGAAGCAGCCAAAAGAGAATGAGGACACAACTTCCTTGGAGCTGAAG TGGCTGGAGGTCCAGATTCTGGCCATGTCTCATGGCAGCACCCAGCAACTGCAGCACACTCTCCAGACTCTACTGGCCAACAGCCAAGGCTTCCCATCCAGCATCCAGGACAAGatgcagcaggtacagcaggaatTACAGGAGACCCACAGctccttgcaggctgctgcttctttccaagacCTGTCCAGGAACATCCTGACCCAGAAACACCATTTAATGAACACAGGCCAGGAGTGCGTGGATGAACTGCTGGAGTATGTGGAACATAATAGACCTCTTGCCTGGCTGGTGGGACCTTTCACACCATCTTCTAGAGCCTCTGTAGGAtcacaaaaagggacaaaagagaaggaag cagcagagaaggagagggaaagtaaagcagGACAGGAAGAGCTAGCCAGAATTGGCATTGGCTGTACCTTGTGCTTTTAG